In Odontesthes bonariensis isolate fOdoBon6 chromosome 22, fOdoBon6.hap1, whole genome shotgun sequence, one genomic interval encodes:
- the LOC142373096 gene encoding putative G-protein coupled receptor 21, giving the protein MNSSLDPLNQSAPNSSTISAPFCLLEIGYSQVFSTCLLEVSIILLLTVLIICGNLVVIFVFHCAPLLSQHTTSAFIQTMAYADLLVGVSCLFPSLSLLHHLQGLDPKLTCQVFGYMVSVLKSVSMVSLACVSVDRYIAITRPLTYSSLVTPCRVRCCIALIWLYSALVFLPSFLGWGKPGYHGDVVEWCALEWRTSPAFTTFIVALLYAPAALTVCFTYANIFKICRQHTREISERHARYRPQQVQGPSMAAGPVVKDTSTAEHGQLPHLSQLQNAQHHQPQYQQSTSTYPDKRYAVVLFRITSVFYILWLPYILYFLLESGGIYHHPAASFLTTWLAISNSFCNCLIYSLSNSAFRKGLKRLCSFCLQRSGSGFGVRHTKKAFVGSVEKGCAGPGYGYDHGEMGSGTTCHV; this is encoded by the coding sequence ATGAATTCCTCCCTGGATCCACTGAACCAGAGCGCCCCTAACTCTTCAACCATATCTGCTCCCTTCTGCTTACTCGAGATAGGCTATTCCCAAGTTTTCAGCACCTGTCTCCTTGAAGTATCCATCATACTTCTCCTCACTGTTCTTATTATTTGCGGTAACCTGGTGGTGATTTTTGTGTTTCACTGTGCTCCTTTGCTCAGCCAGCACACCACCAGTGCTTTCATCCAGACTATGGCATATGCAGATCTGCTGGTGGGGGTCAGCTGCCTTTTCCCCTCTCTGTCCCTGCTCCATCATTTGCAGGGTCTTGACCCCAAACTCACTTGCCAGGTGTTTGGGTACATGGTGTCTGTTTTGAAGTCAGTTTCAATGGTATCTTTAGCATGTGTGAGCGTAGACCgctacattgccatcacacggCCTCTGACTTATTCATCTCTTGTAACCCCTTGTCGAGTGCGTTGCTGTATAGCTCTAATATGGCTTTATTCTGCCCTGGTGTTTCTCCCATCTTTTCTCGGATGGGGGAAGCCTGGATATCACGGAGATGTGGTGGAGTGGTGCGCATTGGAGTGGAGGACTAGTCCTGCTTTCACAACCTTTATTGTGGCACTGCTCTACGCACCAGCTGCTCTCACTGTCTGCTTCACCTACGCCAACATCTTCAAGATCTGCCGACAGCACACCCGGGAGATCAGCGAGCGCCATGCGCGTTACCGTCCCCAGCAAGTGCAGGGCCCAAGTATGGCCGCGGGGCCTGTCGTCAAGGACACCAGCACAGCAGAGCATGGGCAGTTGCCCCACTTGTCCCAACTGCAAAATGCCCAACATCACCAACCTCAGTATCAACAGTCCACATCAACATACCCAGACAAGCGATATGCTGTGGTGTTGTTCCGCATCACTAGTGTGTTTTACATCCTCTGGTTGCCCTACATCCTGTACTTTCTGTTGGAGAGCGGAGGGATATACCACCACCCTGCAGCATCCTTTCTTACCACATGGTTGGCGATCAGCAACAGCTTTTGTAACTGCCTCATTTACAGCCTCTCCAACTCTGCTTTCAGAAAGGGCCTTAAACGCCTCTGCTCCTTCTGCTTACAACGCAGTGGCAGTGGCTTCGGCGTAAGGCACACCAAAAAGGCTTTCGTTGGTTCTGTTGAAAAGGGCTGTGCGGGGCCAGGGTATGGATATGACCACGGGGAAATGGGATCTGGTACAACATGTCATGTTTAG